A region from the Halobellus litoreus genome encodes:
- a CDS encoding CopG family transcriptional regulator: MGTERVDGLPDELESWVEARAAAGDLTREDVVRRLLAAHRELDESDGRHDRIDPAGDGESAVEADGATGSETEAIERELDEIADRVAALEADLDEKITDVRERVIQVKRETDAKAPAEHDHPEIERRLSAGFENYEEILEYLAETSDEHGSKLDRLGSAVLTLRSRLSALEQAADRREAAADLRREANRHGVATAACESCGETVRLGLLDEPRCPHCDSSFDGLDPKRRFFDTNRLTVGDRPALESAETSGDTASPGVDDSEPSHDRRPGGGSAVGNGDPFGTETRSASDADRTHDSSAGSSGGNENDSRGGEPGSEADATDGESASDRDIRFDEEVSQK; encoded by the coding sequence ATGGGGACCGAGCGCGTCGACGGCCTACCGGACGAGCTCGAGTCGTGGGTGGAAGCCAGAGCCGCTGCGGGCGACCTCACGCGCGAGGATGTCGTTCGACGGCTGCTCGCAGCACACCGCGAACTCGACGAGAGCGATGGCCGGCACGACCGAATCGATCCCGCAGGCGACGGTGAATCCGCGGTCGAGGCCGACGGAGCGACCGGTTCGGAGACCGAGGCGATCGAGCGCGAACTCGACGAAATCGCCGACCGCGTCGCGGCCCTGGAGGCCGACCTCGACGAGAAGATCACGGACGTCAGAGAGCGCGTCATCCAGGTCAAACGCGAGACGGACGCCAAAGCGCCGGCCGAGCACGACCACCCGGAGATCGAGCGCCGGCTGTCGGCCGGCTTCGAGAACTACGAGGAGATCCTCGAATACCTCGCGGAGACGAGCGACGAGCACGGCTCGAAGCTCGACCGCCTCGGGTCGGCGGTGCTCACGCTCAGATCTCGCCTGTCGGCGCTCGAACAGGCGGCAGACCGACGCGAGGCGGCCGCCGATCTGCGTCGGGAGGCGAACCGCCACGGCGTCGCCACGGCCGCCTGCGAGTCCTGCGGCGAGACCGTTCGCCTTGGCCTGCTCGACGAACCGCGCTGCCCGCACTGCGACTCGTCGTTCGACGGTCTCGATCCGAAGCGGCGGTTCTTCGACACGAATCGGCTGACGGTCGGCGACCGGCCGGCGCTGGAGTCGGCCGAGACCAGCGGCGATACCGCTTCTCCCGGCGTAGACGACAGCGAACCCTCGCACGACCGCCGACCCGGAGGCGGGAGCGCTGTCGGGAACGGGGACCCCTTCGGTACCGAAACCCGGTCTGCGTCCGACGCCGATCGAACTCACGATTCGTCGGCTGGCTCGTCGGGCGGGAACGAGAACGATTCCCGCGGTGGGGAACCCGGGTCGGAAGCGGACGCCACAGACGGTGAATCCGCGTCCGATCGCGACATCCGGTTCGACGAGGAGGTGAGCCAGAAGTGA
- a CDS encoding transcription factor S has product MQFCDDCGSMMVSRDGTMVCTNDDCGARAEQDADLAAQFVSTEEQTDDDVIETTEDANFEGKPTATDVVCDECGNREAWYTIKQTGSADEPPTRFFKCTECGHRWRGYN; this is encoded by the coding sequence ATGCAATTTTGCGACGACTGCGGGTCGATGATGGTCTCCCGCGACGGAACGATGGTCTGCACGAACGACGACTGCGGCGCGCGGGCCGAACAGGACGCGGACCTGGCGGCGCAGTTCGTCTCCACCGAGGAACAGACCGACGACGACGTGATCGAGACGACCGAGGACGCCAACTTCGAGGGCAAGCCGACGGCGACCGACGTCGTCTGCGACGAGTGCGGGAATCGAGAGGCCTGGTACACCATCAAGCAGACGGGGTCAGCCGACGAACCGCCGACGCGCTTCTTCAAGTGCACCGAGTGCGGGCACCGGTGGCGAGGGTATAATTAA
- a CDS encoding AAA family ATPase, translating into MTEGDKKPPAKQDGTDVDLQGLVGVEPPFEIRFSDVAGLEERKRRLRESVIDPAVTDRHETVGASGVLIHGPSGVGKTHLARALIGELDFDQIQVTPTDLPLESPDETAQILADLVQFVRSSAPCVLFLDEFDAIAPTDNEDEYGRPSQVGAALKSTLDAIDAAEENALVVATATHLSDVERTVRRSGRIDIVMGLDSPDETRRRQLLTEEIHSVTDHLDVLDAVAPDVDYERCVDLTSGFVTAEIVAAVERAVQISIADAQSDRARIDQTALRTAFEEIGERKGRRESSVRGTSTGGEDSDSLTSLTDSDTHGDDPEVSPGAARSSGQNEDPMDAQKATDTESTDIEGHIPHLVGTPSVPEVSYDDVGGLDTAKRRLREAVVWPKKYPTQFEALDIDPPTGVLLHGPPGTGKTMLAKAVANESDHSFLSVKGPEIFDKHFGESERSVRDLFVNARAVAPALIFFDEFDSIAAKRGGYSAGSDITDSIVNQLLAELDGMEPLGDVIVIAATNRVDMLDPAVRRPGRFSIEIEVSTPDKQARREIFQTHLQDRRLADDVAPEWLARVTDDRYSGADIAAVCDEAAMTALRAAIGEGRGTENQPADTEARTDETPTITRSDFQHALTRIEPARRTRSSADPSLRSYR; encoded by the coding sequence GTGACTGAGGGCGACAAGAAGCCACCGGCGAAGCAAGATGGGACCGACGTTGACCTCCAAGGACTTGTCGGGGTCGAACCACCGTTCGAGATCCGATTCAGCGACGTCGCAGGGTTGGAAGAGCGAAAACGTCGGCTTCGAGAGTCCGTGATCGATCCGGCGGTCACCGACCGTCACGAAACGGTCGGTGCCAGCGGCGTCCTGATACACGGGCCGTCCGGCGTCGGCAAGACGCATCTCGCCCGGGCACTCATCGGTGAACTGGACTTCGATCAGATTCAGGTTACGCCGACGGATTTGCCGCTCGAATCGCCCGACGAAACGGCACAGATCCTCGCTGATCTGGTACAATTCGTTCGATCTTCTGCACCCTGCGTCCTGTTTCTCGACGAGTTCGATGCAATCGCACCGACTGATAACGAAGACGAGTACGGACGCCCAAGCCAGGTCGGGGCGGCTCTCAAATCGACGCTGGACGCAATCGATGCCGCCGAAGAGAACGCTCTCGTTGTGGCAACGGCGACGCACTTGAGTGACGTCGAACGTACTGTCCGTCGGTCAGGGCGGATTGACATCGTGATGGGGTTAGACAGCCCGGACGAGACGCGTCGCCGGCAACTCCTCACTGAGGAGATTCACTCGGTCACAGACCACCTCGACGTACTCGACGCTGTCGCGCCCGATGTCGATTACGAGCGCTGTGTCGATCTCACGAGTGGGTTTGTGACCGCCGAGATCGTCGCTGCGGTGGAACGCGCTGTCCAAATCTCGATCGCTGACGCGCAATCGGACCGAGCCAGGATCGACCAGACTGCACTCCGGACGGCATTCGAGGAGATCGGGGAGCGCAAAGGTCGTCGTGAGAGTAGCGTGAGAGGGACCTCGACAGGGGGCGAGGATAGCGACTCGTTGACATCACTGACCGACAGCGACACTCATGGAGACGATCCCGAGGTGTCACCGGGTGCCGCCCGTTCGAGTGGCCAAAACGAGGACCCAATGGACGCGCAGAAGGCCACGGACACAGAATCCACCGACATCGAAGGACACATCCCGCATCTCGTGGGAACTCCCTCGGTTCCTGAGGTCTCGTACGACGACGTCGGAGGGCTCGATACGGCAAAACGCCGCCTGCGGGAGGCTGTCGTCTGGCCGAAAAAATACCCAACCCAATTCGAGGCCCTCGACATCGACCCGCCTACGGGAGTGCTCCTCCACGGACCGCCAGGCACCGGGAAAACGATGCTCGCCAAGGCAGTGGCGAACGAGAGCGACCACAGCTTCCTGTCGGTCAAAGGCCCGGAAATATTCGACAAGCACTTCGGTGAATCCGAACGATCGGTGCGCGACCTCTTCGTAAATGCCCGAGCGGTCGCCCCCGCGCTGATCTTCTTCGACGAGTTCGATAGTATCGCTGCGAAACGGGGTGGGTACAGTGCCGGGAGCGACATCACAGACAGCATCGTCAATCAACTGCTGGCGGAACTCGACGGAATGGAACCGCTCGGGGACGTCATCGTCATCGCGGCGACGAACCGGGTCGATATGCTCGATCCAGCCGTGCGGCGCCCCGGCCGATTTAGCATCGAAATCGAGGTTTCAACGCCCGACAAACAGGCCCGGAGAGAGATTTTTCAAACCCACCTCCAAGATCGACGGTTGGCCGACGACGTGGCCCCTGAGTGGTTGGCACGCGTAACTGACGACCGCTACTCCGGTGCGGATATCGCTGCGGTGTGCGACGAAGCTGCGATGACTGCACTCAGAGCCGCCATCGGGGAGGGCCGTGGGACCGAGAACCAACCTGCAGACACCGAGGCACGGACGGACGAGACACCGACGATAACGCGCAGCGATTTCCAGCACGCACTCACCCGGATTGAACCCGCTCGTCGTACCCGCTCGTCTGCCGATCCGTCGTTGCGGTCGTACCGGTGA
- a CDS encoding alpha/beta hydrolase, with protein sequence MPETILLPGGRDARGTLDVAAENPERPADAAGSNTACVVACPPHPRHGGHRGDQRLRAVSEELRERGIDCLRFDYGPWDGGRGERTDVLNAVAWARDRYEKVGLFGFSFGGALALSAAAHGAHVAGVAALAPPASLGSDRSDPDAPDASGIGGVDAVADLESIPAEIPGQVLYGTRDDVADVGPVVAAAEACGFEVVEISADHFFIGQGGKVATAVADFLAPLLAERSR encoded by the coding sequence ATGCCAGAGACGATCCTGCTGCCGGGCGGCCGCGACGCTCGCGGGACACTCGACGTCGCCGCCGAGAACCCGGAACGTCCAGCCGATGCGGCGGGTTCAAACACGGCCTGCGTAGTCGCCTGTCCGCCGCACCCGCGGCACGGCGGCCACCGCGGCGATCAGCGGCTCCGAGCGGTGAGCGAGGAACTGCGCGAGAGGGGAATCGACTGTCTCCGCTTCGACTACGGCCCGTGGGACGGCGGCCGGGGAGAGCGAACGGACGTGCTGAACGCCGTCGCGTGGGCGCGCGATCGGTACGAGAAGGTCGGACTCTTCGGGTTCAGTTTCGGCGGCGCGCTCGCGCTCTCGGCGGCAGCGCACGGTGCGCACGTCGCCGGCGTCGCCGCCCTCGCTCCCCCGGCGTCTCTCGGCTCGGATCGCTCGGATCCCGACGCGCCGGACGCGTCGGGAATCGGCGGGGTCGACGCCGTCGCCGATCTGGAATCGATACCCGCCGAAATTCCGGGGCAGGTCCTCTACGGCACCCGCGACGACGTCGCAGACGTCGGCCCTGTCGTCGCGGCCGCCGAAGCGTGCGGCTTCGAGGTCGTCGAGATCTCGGCGGACCACTTCTTCATCGGGCAGGGCGGGAAAGTCGCGACTGCGGTCGCGGACTTCCTGGCTCCGCTCCTCGCCGAACGGTCGCGATAG
- a CDS encoding PspA/IM30 family protein, with the protein MGILSRASYVVRSKLNALLNRAEDPTETLDYSYEQMRDELQDVKQGIADLTTQKKRLEIQKRRLEENVEKHNDQAREAVRQDRDDLARQALEKKQAKMNQIEELEGQIAELQSTQENLVEKKNELQNRIEEFRTKKETMKARYEAAEASSRVSEAMTGVGDEMNDVSRAIERAEERTDEMEARSEAMDELVDTGAFEDAMSDKDSIDRELESGRTSAEVDSELETLKAEMGGGAEESAETESASTADVEDESAADVDVSDAEVEAELEELKDDEN; encoded by the coding sequence ATGGGAATCCTCTCACGCGCGTCCTACGTCGTCCGCTCGAAGCTCAACGCCCTCCTCAACCGCGCGGAGGACCCGACGGAGACGCTCGATTACTCCTACGAGCAGATGCGCGACGAACTCCAGGACGTCAAACAGGGCATCGCCGATCTGACGACCCAGAAGAAGCGCCTGGAGATCCAGAAGCGACGGCTCGAAGAGAACGTCGAGAAGCACAACGACCAGGCCAGAGAGGCCGTGCGACAGGACCGAGACGACCTCGCTCGGCAGGCCTTAGAGAAGAAGCAGGCGAAGATGAACCAGATCGAGGAGCTGGAGGGACAGATCGCCGAGCTCCAGTCGACGCAGGAGAACCTCGTCGAGAAGAAGAACGAACTCCAGAACCGGATCGAGGAGTTCCGGACGAAGAAGGAGACGATGAAGGCGCGCTACGAGGCCGCCGAGGCCTCCTCGCGCGTCTCCGAGGCGATGACGGGCGTCGGCGACGAGATGAACGACGTCTCCCGCGCCATCGAGCGCGCGGAGGAGCGCACCGACGAGATGGAGGCCCGCTCGGAGGCGATGGACGAGCTCGTCGACACCGGCGCGTTCGAGGACGCGATGTCCGACAAGGACAGCATCGACCGCGAACTCGAATCGGGCCGGACGAGCGCCGAGGTCGACTCCGAACTGGAGACGCTGAAGGCCGAGATGGGCGGCGGTGCCGAGGAGTCCGCCGAGACGGAGTCGGCATCGACGGCCGACGTCGAAGACGAGTCCGCCGCCGACGTCGACGTTTCCGACGCCGAGGTCGAAGCCGAACTGGAAGAGCTGAAAGACGACGAGAACTGA
- a CDS encoding DUF5820 family protein — MTGTDGSDESAAADPPDGWKLWNDEPHGRRILVYRPDVFNEGNDLPAECIPTILISNRSRARRPGASRRPTDTWHVALTLEPEVEAAVESYESREAAVAGANDLAARFADGDVDYRAAYQLPREAYLDRLDAVVREQTDR; from the coding sequence ATGACCGGGACCGACGGATCCGACGAGTCGGCCGCCGCGGACCCGCCGGACGGGTGGAAACTCTGGAACGACGAACCGCACGGTCGGCGGATCCTGGTCTACCGGCCGGACGTGTTCAACGAGGGCAACGACCTCCCCGCCGAGTGCATCCCGACGATACTGATCTCGAACCGGTCTCGGGCGCGGCGACCCGGGGCGTCGCGGAGGCCGACCGACACCTGGCACGTCGCGCTCACGCTCGAACCCGAGGTCGAGGCGGCCGTCGAGTCCTACGAGAGCCGCGAGGCCGCCGTCGCGGGCGCGAACGACCTGGCGGCTCGCTTCGCCGACGGCGACGTCGACTACCGAGCGGCGTATCAGCTCCCCCGGGAGGCCTACCTCGACCGGCTGGACGCGGTCGTCCGAGAACAGACGGACCGCTGA
- a CDS encoding PrkA family serine protein kinase, which produces MNGDRETLETLSRQYKDSVPEDLREAKRFEWYLDAVYEDPRIARNAHQRVADMFDHYGTDYDEDAGVVEYRMAADDPLHDGENTFYGREVHESIHEFVNKVKSGARGLGPQKRIKLLLGPVGSGKSHFDWMVRRYFEDYTATDAGRMYTFRWTNLCDVVRDQDPEDDVVTSPMNQDPLVLLPQPQRDEVIERLNERLDAPYTIRNDQTLDPASEFYLDKLLAHYDDDLQEVLENHVEIVRLVASENKRQCVETFEPKDKKNQDETELTGDVNYSKLAVYGESDPRAFDYSGAFCNANRGLFSGEELLKLQREFLYDFLHASQEQTIKPKNNPRIDIDQVIVGRTNMPEYREKKGDEKMEAFNDRTKRIDFPYVLEYDEEAEIYRKMLRNADVPDMHIEPHALEMAGLFGVLTRLTEPDGSVSLVQKAKAYNGEIDDGDDIDVRKLRENGEAKADIGEGMDGVSARFIGDEIAEAIMDSTHRDRSYLSPLSVFSHFEANLENHGSIPEDNLDRYHRYLELVREEYKDRAIEDVRHALAYDIDEIRRQGEKYMDHVMAYIDDNTVEDELTGREQDPDETFLRSVEEKLEIPEDRKDDFRQEVSNWVSRRARDGTSFDPQDNDRLRRALERKLWEDKKHNINFSALVSANELDDDERSAWIDALIEQGYSPEGAREVLEFAGAEVAKSELEE; this is translated from the coding sequence ATGAACGGTGACAGAGAAACCCTCGAAACCCTCAGCCGGCAGTACAAGGACTCGGTGCCAGAAGACCTCCGCGAAGCGAAACGCTTCGAGTGGTACCTCGATGCCGTGTACGAGGACCCTCGAATCGCGCGCAACGCCCACCAGCGGGTGGCGGACATGTTCGACCACTACGGCACCGACTACGACGAGGACGCCGGCGTCGTCGAGTATCGTATGGCCGCCGACGACCCGCTCCACGACGGCGAGAACACCTTCTACGGACGGGAGGTCCACGAATCGATCCACGAGTTCGTGAACAAAGTGAAGTCGGGAGCGCGCGGTCTCGGTCCGCAGAAGCGCATCAAACTCCTTCTCGGTCCGGTCGGCTCCGGGAAGTCCCACTTCGACTGGATGGTCAGACGTTACTTCGAGGATTACACCGCGACGGACGCGGGGCGAATGTACACGTTCCGGTGGACGAACCTCTGCGACGTCGTCCGCGATCAGGACCCCGAGGACGACGTCGTCACCTCGCCGATGAACCAGGACCCGCTCGTCCTGCTGCCACAGCCGCAGCGCGACGAAGTCATCGAACGGCTCAACGAGCGTCTCGACGCCCCGTACACGATCCGGAACGACCAGACGCTCGACCCCGCCTCCGAGTTCTATCTCGACAAACTGCTTGCGCACTACGACGACGACCTCCAGGAGGTCCTGGAGAACCACGTCGAGATCGTTCGGCTCGTCGCCTCGGAGAACAAGCGGCAGTGCGTCGAGACGTTCGAGCCGAAGGACAAGAAGAACCAGGACGAGACGGAGTTGACCGGCGACGTCAACTACTCGAAGCTGGCGGTCTACGGCGAGTCCGACCCGCGCGCGTTCGACTACTCCGGCGCGTTCTGTAACGCGAACCGGGGGCTCTTCTCGGGGGAAGAGCTGCTGAAGCTCCAGCGGGAGTTCCTGTACGACTTCCTGCACGCCTCCCAGGAGCAGACGATCAAGCCGAAGAACAACCCCCGCATCGACATCGACCAGGTGATCGTCGGCCGGACGAACATGCCCGAGTACAGGGAGAAGAAGGGCGACGAGAAGATGGAGGCGTTCAACGACCGGACGAAGCGGATCGACTTCCCCTACGTCCTCGAGTACGACGAGGAGGCCGAGATCTACCGGAAGATGCTCCGGAACGCCGATGTGCCGGATATGCACATCGAACCGCACGCCCTGGAGATGGCGGGGCTGTTCGGCGTCCTCACGCGGCTCACCGAGCCCGACGGGTCGGTCTCGCTGGTCCAGAAGGCGAAGGCGTACAACGGCGAAATCGACGACGGCGACGACATCGACGTCAGAAAGCTCAGGGAGAACGGCGAGGCGAAGGCCGACATCGGCGAGGGGATGGACGGCGTCTCCGCGCGGTTCATCGGCGACGAGATCGCCGAGGCGATCATGGACTCGACGCACCGAGACCGGTCGTACCTCTCCCCGCTGTCGGTGTTCTCGCACTTCGAGGCCAACCTGGAGAACCACGGCTCGATTCCGGAGGACAACCTCGACCGGTACCACCGCTACCTGGAACTCGTCCGCGAGGAGTACAAGGACCGCGCCATCGAGGACGTCCGCCACGCCCTGGCCTACGACATCGACGAGATCCGCCGGCAGGGCGAGAAGTACATGGACCACGTGATGGCGTACATCGACGACAACACCGTCGAGGACGAACTCACCGGGCGCGAGCAGGACCCCGACGAGACGTTCCTCAGATCCGTCGAAGAGAAACTCGAAATTCCTGAGGATAGAAAGGACGACTTCCGCCAGGAGGTCTCGAACTGGGTCTCCCGGCGCGCCCGCGACGGCACGTCCTTCGATCCGCAGGACAACGACCGCCTCCGCCGCGCCTTAGAGCGGAAACTCTGGGAAGACAAGAAGCACAACATCAACTTCTCGGCGCTCGTCAGCGCGAACGAACTCGACGACGACGAGCGCAGCGCGTGGATCGACGCGC